A part of Pararoseomonas sp. SCSIO 73927 genomic DNA contains:
- the cysK gene encoding cysteine synthase A — MSTGTPSPASRGRLYGSVLEAVGATPLVRLPRIEAAEGLTARLALKLEFFNPLASVKDRIGLAMVEEAERAGLIRPGESTLVEPTSGNTGIALAFVAAAKGYRLIVVMPDGASEERRKMMALLGAELVLTPAKRGMAGAIGRAEEIVAATPGAWMPRQFDNPANPDIHARTTAEEIWADTGGEVDAVVGGVGTGGTLTGIARALKPRRPGLRVIAVEPAESAVLSGDEAGPHDIQGIGAGFRPKVLELERMDAVMRVSEREAIAAARRCAREEGLPVGISSGAVLHAALAVAREPGMEGRLVVGIAASFAERYLSTALFAGL, encoded by the coding sequence ATGTCCACAGGAACACCCTCGCCGGCCTCCCGCGGCCGCCTCTACGGCAGCGTGCTGGAGGCGGTGGGCGCGACCCCGCTGGTGCGCCTGCCGCGCATCGAGGCGGCCGAGGGGCTCACGGCCCGGCTGGCGCTGAAGCTGGAGTTCTTCAACCCCCTGGCCTCCGTGAAGGACCGGATCGGGCTGGCCATGGTGGAGGAGGCGGAGCGGGCGGGGCTGATCCGGCCGGGCGAATCCACCCTCGTCGAGCCGACCTCCGGCAATACCGGCATCGCGCTGGCCTTCGTGGCCGCGGCCAAGGGTTACCGGTTGATCGTGGTGATGCCGGACGGCGCCAGCGAGGAGCGGCGGAAGATGATGGCGCTGCTGGGGGCGGAGCTTGTGCTGACCCCGGCCAAGCGCGGCATGGCCGGCGCGATCGGGCGGGCGGAGGAGATCGTGGCCGCCACCCCCGGCGCCTGGATGCCCCGCCAGTTCGACAACCCCGCCAACCCCGACATCCACGCCCGCACCACGGCTGAGGAGATCTGGGCGGATACGGGCGGGGAGGTGGACGCGGTGGTGGGCGGCGTCGGCACCGGCGGCACGCTGACGGGCATCGCCCGCGCGCTGAAGCCGCGCCGGCCTGGCCTGCGGGTGATCGCGGTGGAGCCGGCGGAATCCGCCGTCCTCTCGGGCGACGAGGCCGGGCCGCACGACATCCAGGGGATCGGCGCCGGCTTCCGCCCGAAGGTGCTGGAGCTGGAGCGCATGGACGCGGTGATGCGCGTCTCCGAGCGCGAGGCGATCGCGGCCGCCCGCCGCTGCGCGCGGGAGGAGGGGCTGCCGGTCGGCATCTCCTCCGGCGCCGTGCTGCACGCGGCGCTGGCCGTGGCGCGGGAGCCGGGGATGGAGGGGCGGTTGGTGGTCGGCATCGCGGCCAGCTTCGCGGAGCGCTACCTCTCGACGGCCCTTTTCGCGGGGCTCTGA
- a CDS encoding AzlC family ABC transporter permease, producing the protein MPVIFTRDGMRRGVLRGIPLLLGIVPFGVVVGVIALRHGLSLAETLLMSALVFAGASQLLALELWTDPPDILAVALAALVVNIRMVPIGAALSFWLDHIKGWRLWGSLFVTVDHSFALSVAEQRAGGRDAGFLFGLGVFTWFGWVAATAAGHLLGAAVALSDENPIFFAAPASFVAILAALWRSARQDVPPWLLAAATALAAQALRLPAPLPLLAGAFAGAALGAWCEGREARP; encoded by the coding sequence ATGCCGGTCATCTTCACCCGCGACGGGATGCGGCGCGGGGTGCTGCGGGGCATCCCCCTGCTCCTGGGAATCGTTCCGTTCGGGGTCGTGGTCGGCGTCATCGCGCTCCGCCACGGGCTGAGCCTCGCCGAGACGCTGCTGATGAGCGCGCTGGTCTTCGCCGGCGCCTCCCAGCTCCTCGCGCTGGAGCTCTGGACGGACCCGCCGGACATCCTCGCCGTCGCCCTCGCGGCGCTGGTGGTGAACATCCGCATGGTGCCGATCGGCGCCGCCCTCTCCTTCTGGCTGGACCACATCAAGGGCTGGCGCCTCTGGGGCTCGCTTTTCGTCACGGTGGACCACTCCTTCGCCCTCTCGGTGGCGGAGCAGCGCGCGGGCGGGCGGGATGCCGGCTTCCTCTTCGGCCTCGGCGTCTTCACCTGGTTCGGCTGGGTGGCGGCCACCGCCGCCGGGCATCTGCTCGGCGCGGCCGTGGCCCTCTCGGACGAGAACCCGATCTTCTTCGCGGCCCCGGCGAGCTTCGTCGCCATCCTCGCGGCCCTGTGGCGGAGCGCGCGGCAGGACGTGCCGCCCTGGCTGCTGGCGGCCGCGACCGCCCTTGCCGCCCAGGCCCTGCGGCTGCCCGCGCCCCTGCCCCTGCTGGCCGGCGCCTTCGCCGGGGCCGCCCTCGGCGCCTGGTGTGAGGGACGGGAAGCGCGCCCATGA
- a CDS encoding AzlD domain-containing protein, translating into MTMRWDVTLAILAMGLVTYLCRAGGYAVLRAVRTPPLVDALLRNLPAPLFAAYVALSLSRQDLAAALASIPCAAAHLRWGNFGLSIVVGVAAVALLRWVGV; encoded by the coding sequence ATGACCATGCGTTGGGACGTTACCCTCGCCATCCTCGCGATGGGGCTGGTCACCTATCTCTGCCGCGCCGGGGGCTACGCGGTGCTGCGCGCCGTCCGCACGCCGCCCCTGGTGGACGCGCTGCTGCGGAACCTGCCCGCGCCGCTCTTCGCGGCCTATGTCGCGCTCTCCCTCTCCCGCCAGGACCTGGCCGCGGCGCTGGCGAGCATTCCCTGCGCCGCGGCCCACCTGCGCTGGGGCAACTTCGGCCTGTCTATCGTCGTCGGCGTCGCCGCCGTGGCGCTGCTGCGCTGGGTGGGGGTCTAG
- a CDS encoding Bax inhibitor-1/YccA family protein: MAFGPDNRFQSGQSAWTQPMGRAATDAATLDAGLRAYMLRVYNWMASGLALTAITAYVIANTQLAELFFTVVRTPRGLATQPTILGFVAIFAPLAFVLVLSFGINRLSKGATQALFWAFCLAMGASMANIFAVYVGTSIASTFLVTAGMFAAVSLYGYTTNADLTRMGGFLMMGLIGIVIAGLVNAFIGSTALQFAISVLGVVIFTGLTAYDTQRIKNDYIEYAYAEGSDEAAKRSVFDALGLYLNFVNLFQLLLQFMGVRQSND, translated from the coding sequence ATGGCCTTCGGTCCCGACAACCGTTTCCAGAGCGGCCAGTCCGCCTGGACGCAGCCGATGGGCCGCGCCGCCACCGACGCCGCGACGCTGGACGCCGGTCTGCGCGCCTACATGCTGCGCGTGTACAACTGGATGGCGTCCGGCCTCGCGCTGACGGCCATCACCGCCTACGTGATCGCCAATACCCAGTTGGCCGAGCTGTTCTTCACCGTCGTGCGGACCCCGCGCGGCCTGGCGACCCAGCCGACGATCCTGGGCTTCGTGGCGATCTTCGCCCCGCTCGCCTTCGTGCTGGTCCTCAGCTTCGGCATCAACCGCCTCTCCAAGGGCGCGACGCAGGCGCTGTTCTGGGCCTTCTGCCTGGCGATGGGCGCCAGCATGGCGAACATCTTCGCCGTGTACGTGGGCACCTCGATCGCCAGCACCTTCCTCGTCACCGCCGGCATGTTCGCGGCCGTCAGCCTCTACGGCTACACCACGAACGCCGACCTGACGCGGATGGGCGGCTTCCTGATGATGGGCCTCATCGGCATCGTCATCGCCGGCCTGGTGAATGCCTTCATCGGCAGCACCGCCCTGCAGTTCGCGATCTCCGTGCTCGGTGTGGTGATCTTCACCGGCCTCACCGCCTACGACACGCAGCGGATCAAGAATGACTACATCGAGTACGCCTACGCGGAGGGTTCCGACGAGGCGGCCAAGCGCTCCGTCTTCGACGCGCTGGGCCTGTACCTGAACTTCGTGAACCTCTTCCAGCTGCTGCTGCAGTTCATGGGCGTGCGCCAGTCCAACGACTGA